One Gloeomargarita sp. SKYB120 genomic window, CGGGATGTGGTAGCCCAAGAAGTCACAGTTGCGCGCACGTTTCCGGGGAAAATCCTGGAGTTTTGCCACTATCAACATCCCCTGTTTGACCGGCAGGGCGTGGTGGTCTTGGGCGAGCACGTCACGGTGGAATCCGGCACAGGACTCGTGCATACGGCGCCGGGGCATGGGACAGAAGACTATGCGGTGGGCCAAAAATACGGGTTGCCCTTGTTATCGCCGGTGGATGATGCGGGTTGCTTTACCCAGGAAGCTGGGGTCTTTGCCGGTTTACCGGTCTTGAAGGAAGGCAACCAGGCAATCATTGAAGCGTTACGGCAAAAGAACTTGCTGGTCAAGCACGAACCCTATCAACACAAATACCCCTACGACTGGCGCACCAAAAAACCCACCATTTTCCGGGCGACGGCGCAGTGGTTTGCCTCGGTAAGCGGGTTTCGGGAGTTGGCTCTGCAAGCGATTCGCCAGGTGCAATGGATTCCGCCCCAAGGGGAAAACCGGATTACCGCCATGGTACAGGAACGCACCGACTGGTGTATTTCCCGCCAGCGCGCGTGGGGCGTGCCGATTCCCGTCTTTTACGACGTCGAAACCGACGAGCCCTTATTGAACGCCGAAACCATCGCCTATGTGCGCGACCTGGTCCGGCAACACGGCTCCGATATCTGGTGGACATTACCCGTCGAAGAACTGCTCCCCCCCACCTACCGCCAGAACGGGCGCACCTACCGCAAAGGCATGGACACGATGGACGTGTGGTTTGATTCGGGTTCCTCCTGGGCAGCCGTGTTGCAGGCGCGGGGGTTGGCCGACCAAGCTGACCTGTACCTGGAAGGGTCTGACCAGCACCGGGGATGGTTTCAATCCAGCCTGCTGACCTCGGTCGCCGTGCGGGGGAAAGCGCCCTATAAACAAGTGTTGACTCATGGATTTGTGCTGGATGAGCAAGGGCGCAAAATGAGCAAATCCCTGGGGAATGTTGTGGACCCCCTGGTGGTCATCAACGGCGGCAAAAATCCCCAGAAGGAACCTGCTTATGGCGCCGATGTCTTGCGGTTGTGGGTGGCCTCGGTCAATTACGCCGACGACGTACCCCTGGGGAATACCATCCTCAACCAGATGGCCGATGTCTATCGCAAAATCCGCAATACTGCTCGCTTTTTACTCGGCAATCTCTACGATTTCGACCCTCAAGAACATGCCATTCCCTATGCCAATTTACCCCAGTTAGACCGTTATTTGCTCCATCGCTTATCGGCAGTTGTGCAAACCGTAACCCAGGCGTTTCAGGACTACGAGTTTTATCACTTTTTTCAGACAGTTCAGAACTTTTGCGTCGTGGACTTGTCGAGTTTTTATTTAGACATTGCCAAAGACCGGTTGTACATCAGTGCAGCCAATAGCTACCGGCGGCGCAGTTGTCAAACCGTATTAGCAATTGCAGTGGAGACCCTGGCCAAATTGATTGCCCCCGTTTTATCCCATCTCGCGGAAGACATTTGGCAATTTATTCCCTACAAAACGGGGGTAAAATCGGTCTTTTTAACGCGCTGGCCGGAACCCCCATCCCTATGGCATCAACCGGAACTGGCGCGCACCTGGGACCAATGGCGGGACTTGCGGGCAGATGTCAACAAGGTTCTCGAAGCGGCGCGGGTTGCTAAAACCATTGGTTCCTCTTTGGAAGCGCAAATTATGCTCCAGGTTGGCGAACCGGAATTATTAACCCAATTACAGGCCCTCAATACGCCGACCAATGGCGTTGATGAACTGCGGTATTTACTGTTGGTCTCCCAGGTGACGGTACAGGCTGGTGAACCAGGTCAGCGATGGACAGTGGCCATGCAACCGGCAGCAGGGAAAAAGTGTGCGCGTTGTTGGAATTATTCGGAACAGGTCGGTCAGGATCCGCAGTACCCCGATATTTGTGAGCGGTGTGTGCAAGCCCTAGCCGGTCAATTTTAGGGACGTTTTGCCTCGAAGAAAGCAACTACTTCCTCTATCGGTACCAGTTGGGATTGATGGCCCTTGCGGGTAATAATTTCCACCTTATTTTCTGCTAAAGAACGCCCTGGCACAAGGCGGTAAGGAATCCCCAGCAAATCGGCATCCTTGAACTTCACGCCTGCGCGTTCGGGACGGTCGTCTAGCAGTGTTTCAATGCCTGCTTTTTGCAATTGTTGATATAGCATTTCCGCCACTTCGACTTGTTGTTGATCCTGCATATTCGGCACTGAAATGATCACCAGATAGGGAGCAATGGCTGGCGGCCAGATCATACCATGTTCATCATGGGACTGTTCAATCGCAGCTTGCGCCAATCGCG contains:
- the ileS gene encoding isoleucine--tRNA ligase, producing MTELGGDYKATLNLPQTDFAMRANAAVREPEIQAFWQQEQIPQTFDPNAPAFVLHDGPPYANGDIHMGTTLNKILKDIINKFYRLRGYRTPYVPGWDCHGLPIELKVLQEIPAEIRQNLTPIELRQRAKAYALDAVARQKRSFQRCGVWGDWDNAYLTLDPEYEAAQIDVFGQMALKGYIYRGLKPVHWSPSSRTALAEAELEYPDGHVSPSIYALMRLTELTPPARAVLGEWDELYLAIWTTTPWTLPGNLAVAVHPEITYAVVISDSQGPVIVAADLVNKWRDVVAQEVTVARTFPGKILEFCHYQHPLFDRQGVVVLGEHVTVESGTGLVHTAPGHGTEDYAVGQKYGLPLLSPVDDAGCFTQEAGVFAGLPVLKEGNQAIIEALRQKNLLVKHEPYQHKYPYDWRTKKPTIFRATAQWFASVSGFRELALQAIRQVQWIPPQGENRITAMVQERTDWCISRQRAWGVPIPVFYDVETDEPLLNAETIAYVRDLVRQHGSDIWWTLPVEELLPPTYRQNGRTYRKGMDTMDVWFDSGSSWAAVLQARGLADQADLYLEGSDQHRGWFQSSLLTSVAVRGKAPYKQVLTHGFVLDEQGRKMSKSLGNVVDPLVVINGGKNPQKEPAYGADVLRLWVASVNYADDVPLGNTILNQMADVYRKIRNTARFLLGNLYDFDPQEHAIPYANLPQLDRYLLHRLSAVVQTVTQAFQDYEFYHFFQTVQNFCVVDLSSFYLDIAKDRLYISAANSYRRRSCQTVLAIAVETLAKLIAPVLSHLAEDIWQFIPYKTGVKSVFLTRWPEPPSLWHQPELARTWDQWRDLRADVNKVLEAARVAKTIGSSLEAQIMLQVGEPELLTQLQALNTPTNGVDELRYLLLVSQVTVQAGEPGQRWTVAMQPAAGKKCARCWNYSEQVGQDPQYPDICERCVQALAGQF